Within the Streptomyces sp. NBC_00335 genome, the region GCGGTGAGGGCGTCCGCGATGGTGTCCGGGGAGTCCGCCACGATGGTGATGCGGCGGGGGGACGTGGCGGGGGAGGGGTGGGGCTTCGGGTTGGGCTCCGGGGTGGGGCCCGGGGTTGGGTCCGGGGCCGGGGTCGGGCGGGTGCGTTGGCGCGGGGGGTTAACGGCGTTAACGGTTTCCTCTGCCGCGGTCGCCTGGTCCTCCTGGGGGAGGCGGCCGATGCGGCGGGCCGGTTCCACCTTGAGTTCGCCGGTCTCCACCTTGTCCTGGAGCTCCGGGGTGAGGTTGAGGAGGGTCAGGCGCTGGGAGACCCAGGCCGGGGTCTTGCCGAGGCGCTTGGCGACCTGGGCCTGGGAGCCGTGGACCTCGACGAGCTGCTGCAGGGCGCGGGCCTGGTCCATGGGCGCCACGTCGACGCGGTGGACGTTGGCGATGAGCGCCGACTCCAGGATGTCCGCCGCGGAGGAGGCGAGGGAGTCGTTGACGTGGATCTGCATGGTGCGAAGGCCGGCGCGCTGGGCCGCCGCCAGGCGGCGGTTGCCGTCGATGACCACGTAGGGGGCACGGCCCAGGCTGTCGGTGTTGCCGGGGTGGGCCTCCATGAAGGCCATGCGGGTGGCGACCGCCAGGGGCTGTAGCTGACCCCGGGTCGTCAGGGACACGGCCAGCTCGTGGATTTCGGTGAGGTCCTCGCGGAGGTTGAAGGGGTTGTGGGCGAGGGCCTCGATCGGCACCTCCGAGGGCGGGACCACACCGGAGGTGGGGGCGCCGGTGGCCTCGGCGATGGCCGCGCGGCGCGAACTGACGCCTACGGGCTGGGCGCGGGCGAAGGAGCTCGAGACTCCGAGTTTGTCGGCCTTGCTCATGAGATCTCCCTTGCGAGGGCGCGCAGGGAGACCGCCTGCTCGCCCTTGGGTGCGTAGACGAACAGCGGTTGCTTCACGCGGACCGCTTCGCGCTGTTCCTTGAGGTCGGGAACGATGGCCACCACGCGCGGATCCTTTATGTCCATCCAGGCCTGGAGGGAAGAGGTCGCGATGTAGCCGCGCCGGCCGTCGTAGAGGTTGACGACGAGACCGAGGTAGTCGATGTCGAGGCTGAGATCGTCGCGGAGGTCGTTGATCTGGGAGGTCAGGAGGTCGTAGGCGTCCGCCGAGGAGTCCTCCGCCTGGACCACGATCAGCGCGCCGGAGGCTCCCGGCTGTTCGGCGTCGCGGCGGCGTCCGTAGTAGATCGCGGCGTCCATGCTGAGGCCGAGGCTGGGCGGGCAGTCGATGAGGATGACGTCGTAGTCGGCCTCGACGGGGGCGAGGGCCCGTTCCAGCGCAGCCTCGCGGGCGCGGACCGTGGAGAGGCGGACGTCGAGGAGGAACGCGTCCGTGCAGGCCGGGAGGATGTGGAGGCGGTCGCCGAAGCGCTCGTCCGGGATGGGGACGATCAGGTCGGCGAGGGGGCCCTTGGCTTCGCCCGCCATGTGGCAGGTGAGGCTGTCGCCGCCGATGGGCAGAGGCTGCCGGCCGAGCTGCTTGGTGAGGTGGCCCTGGGGGTCGAAGTCGACGAGCAGGACGCGCATGCCGAGGCCGGGCAGGTCTTCCAGGTCGACGGGCGAGGCGGACGCGGTGGCCTCCGGGCCCGTCTCGTCGCCTTCCTCGACGGCCGATTGCCGGGCCAGTTGGCGGGCCACGCGGACCGGGTGGAGGCTGGCGGGGTCCTCGGCGAGGGCCTCGGCGGTGCCTGCGGTGATGGCGGTCTTGCCGACACCGCCCTTCTGGTTGCACACCACGATGCGGCGGACGACCGAGGGCCGCTTCACCGTGGGGGCCGGGTTCATCTCCAGCCAGAGGGAGACGGCTTGGGCGAGTCCCTGGATGAGGGAGACGCCACGGTGCTTGGAGTCGGTGCGGAACGACTCCCACTGGCCGCCGGGCAGCCAGGTGGAGAAGGATTCGGCGCCGGAAGTGTCGACGGGGGAGGGGGAGGAGGCGAGCGCGCTCCAGTGGGCGATGCCCTGGTGGACGGCGTCCTGGATGTCCACCCGCAGCTGGGCGGTGCGGATCTTGAGCTCCTGGCGCAGCCACGGAGGGAGTTTGGAGACGACCTTCTCACGGTCGCTCGGTGACGAGGGCGAAGTCATGTGAGGGACTTTACTAACGTCCAAGGGCGTTTGTGGGCGCCACGCTTGAGTTTTGCTAACGAAGTGGTGTGGATCGGCCCCCGGATCGCCTTCCGGGCGGGGGTGGGGTGTTGGGACAGGGCGGCCTCGCACGCGCCGTGGTGAGCACCCCCGTGGTTCACCACGGCACGTGCGAGGCCGCCCTGGACGCGTCGTCAGGCGGTTGCGGCCGGAGCGGAGTCCGGGGCTGAGTCCGGGGCTGAGTCCGGGGCTGAGTCCGGGGCTGAGGCCGGAGCGGAGTCCGGAGCCGACAGGCCGAGTTCGGACCGGCACTCGGGCGAGCCGGCCGGGTCGAAGCGGGAGATGCGCTCCGCGGGCACGATCCCCGGGAGCACGAAGTTCCACAGGTCGATGACCCGGGCGTGCAGGTCCGCGCGGCCGGTGCGTACGTGCGAGGTCACCTGGATGCCGGAGAAGGCGGCGACGAGCATGGTCGACAGGTTGTGGGTGTCGACCGAGGGCAGGACGTCGCCGCGCTCCTGAGCCGGCGCCAGACAGCTCTGGGAGGTGTCGATCCAGGCGTTGTACGGGCTCGGGTCCGGGTCGGTGAAAGAGCCGAACTCGATGACCAGGCGGATCCCGGCGCGGACCCGGACGTTGGAGCGGAGACCGAACGCCATCCGGTGGGTCAGGTCGATGGCGGTCTGGAGACCCGGCTCCGCGATGGCGGGCAGGCCCTCGGAGATCTGGAACTGCTCGTCCATCAAGGTGCGGGCGATGGCTTCCTTGGACGAGAAGTGGAAGTAGAGGGCGCCCTTGGTGACGCCGGCGTGCCCGACCACGTCGGTCAGGCTGGTGCCGTGGAAGCCGGTCCGGTCGAAGGCGATGGCCGCGCCGTCGAGGATCGCCTGCCGGGTGATCTCGGCTCGTTCCTGTCTGGCCCTTGCCATGCGGGTTCTCCCTGGGGTCGCGGTAGTTGGGCGGAACCGGGGAGGTGGTCACCGTGGTTCGGCCAGGGCCAATCTAGGCAGATGAGCCTGAAGAAAACCAGTCGACCAGTATTTTCTACGGAAGTGGATCATTAACGGCGTTAACGCGGTGGGTGGGGGAGTGGCGTTAACGGAGGGCGCGGCATTAACGCCGTTAACGTGTACGGTAGACACAGTTTAATGGCGGGTGGAGTGCGAGGAGATCCCATGACGGACGCGGACGAGCAGTGGGGCGCGGCCGTGCGGCTGCTGTGGGGGCCGCCGGTGAAGCCCGCGCGCGGGCCCAAGCGGGGGCTCACGCTGGAGGGGATCGCCGGTGTGGGGGTCGCTCTCGCGGATGCCGAGGGGCTGGCCGGCGTATCGATGCAGGGAGTGGCCGGGCGGCTGGCCGTCACGAAGATGGCGTTGTACCGGTACGTGCCGGGCAAGGCGGAGCTGGTCTCGCTGATGGTGGAGGCCGCGATGCCGGACCCCTCGGTGCTCGACGGCCGTCCGGTGGGTGAGGGCTGGCGTGAGCGGCTCGCGGTGTGGGCGCGGGAGTTGCTGGCCGGATTCCGGGCGCACCCGTGGCTGTTGGAGGCGACCGTCGGGGCGCGGGTGATGGGGCCGGTCGAGATCGGGTGGATGGAGCGGGCGCTCGTCGCGCTCGACGGGTGCGGGCTGACGGGGGCCGAGTCGATCGACGCGATGGTGCTGGTGTCGGGGCACGTGCGCGGGATCGCGGAGCAGGAACGTGCGATGGCGGGCGGGGCCGCGGGGGAGGGGCCGGACGCGCAGCTGACGTCGGTGCTCGGGGAAGTGATGCGGGTGCACGGGGAGAAGTACCCGGCGCTCGGGGCCGCGTTGGCCTCTGTGGTGGAGGGCGGCGGGCAGGACCAGGCGCTGGACTTCGGGTTGGAGCGGATCCTCGACGGGCTCGGGCTGTTGGTGGCGGAGCGGGCGGGTGGGCGGGCTTGAGGCATTAACGGCGTTAACGCCTTGGGCGTGGAGTGCGAGCCGGGGGTGGGGCGGCGGGCGCGGGGCATTAACGGCGTTAACGGTGGAGGGGGTGGGGGCACCGGTGCCGCGGGGCGGCGGGGGGCGTGGAGCGTTAACGGCGTTAACGGTGGACGGGCCGGGGCTCCGCGGTGGCGGCTGTGGGGTCGGGC harbors:
- a CDS encoding ScbR family autoregulator-binding transcription factor, which codes for MARARQERAEITRQAILDGAAIAFDRTGFHGTSLTDVVGHAGVTKGALYFHFSSKEAIARTLMDEQFQISEGLPAIAEPGLQTAIDLTHRMAFGLRSNVRVRAGIRLVIEFGSFTDPDPSPYNAWIDTSQSCLAPAQERGDVLPSVDTHNLSTMLVAAFSGIQVTSHVRTGRADLHARVIDLWNFVLPGIVPAERISRFDPAGSPECRSELGLSAPDSAPASAPDSAPDSAPDSAPDSAPAATA
- a CDS encoding AAA family ATPase, whose translation is MTSPSSPSDREKVVSKLPPWLRQELKIRTAQLRVDIQDAVHQGIAHWSALASSPSPVDTSGAESFSTWLPGGQWESFRTDSKHRGVSLIQGLAQAVSLWLEMNPAPTVKRPSVVRRIVVCNQKGGVGKTAITAGTAEALAEDPASLHPVRVARQLARQSAVEEGDETGPEATASASPVDLEDLPGLGMRVLLVDFDPQGHLTKQLGRQPLPIGGDSLTCHMAGEAKGPLADLIVPIPDERFGDRLHILPACTDAFLLDVRLSTVRAREAALERALAPVEADYDVILIDCPPSLGLSMDAAIYYGRRRDAEQPGASGALIVVQAEDSSADAYDLLTSQINDLRDDLSLDIDYLGLVVNLYDGRRGYIATSSLQAWMDIKDPRVVAIVPDLKEQREAVRVKQPLFVYAPKGEQAVSLRALAREIS
- a CDS encoding TetR/AcrR family transcriptional regulator; the encoded protein is MTDADEQWGAAVRLLWGPPVKPARGPKRGLTLEGIAGVGVALADAEGLAGVSMQGVAGRLAVTKMALYRYVPGKAELVSLMVEAAMPDPSVLDGRPVGEGWRERLAVWARELLAGFRAHPWLLEATVGARVMGPVEIGWMERALVALDGCGLTGAESIDAMVLVSGHVRGIAEQERAMAGGAAGEGPDAQLTSVLGEVMRVHGEKYPALGAALASVVEGGGQDQALDFGLERILDGLGLLVAERAGGRA
- a CDS encoding ParB/RepB/Spo0J family partition protein, which gives rise to MSKADKLGVSSSFARAQPVGVSSRRAAIAEATGAPTSGVVPPSEVPIEALAHNPFNLREDLTEIHELAVSLTTRGQLQPLAVATRMAFMEAHPGNTDSLGRAPYVVIDGNRRLAAAQRAGLRTMQIHVNDSLASSAADILESALIANVHRVDVAPMDQARALQQLVEVHGSQAQVAKRLGKTPAWVSQRLTLLNLTPELQDKVETGELKVEPARRIGRLPQEDQATAAEETVNAVNPPRQRTRPTPAPDPTPGPTPEPNPKPHPSPATSPRRITIVADSPDTIADALTAHLTPDDLKAVTELLLTRI